DNA from Archaeoglobus veneficus SNP6:
TGGATTCCCAATTGAATTCCAGCCAAGGATTTTGAGGCCAACTGAATCGCACGTTGATAGGGTTTACGTTGCCGGTTCAGTTTCAGGGCCGAAAATAGTGCAGGAAGCGGTTGAGCAGGGCGCAACTGCAGCGCTGAGAGCTAAGCAATCTGTTGGCATCAAAAAGCTTCCGAAGTTCGTTTCGAAGGTAGATCAGGACCTCTGTTCTGCATGCCGCATATGTGAGGCTGCATGTCCTCATGGGGCAATAGATGTTAAAGACTTTGCCTATGTCGATCCAGCGTTCTGTCAGGGCTGTGGGCTCTGCATGGCTGCATGTCCGTCGAATGCAATCCAGCTCGTAAACTTCGAGGATGAGCAGATTATAAGACAGGCAGAAGTGGGGTTCGAGCACGCTGACGGGCCTAAGATTCTCGCTCTGCTGTGTTACTGGTGCAGCTACGCTGCAGCGGATTTAATGGGAAGAAACGGGATCAAAATCCCGCCAAATGTAAGAACAATCAGAATAAGGTGCTCTTCATCGATAAACTCCAACCTCATAGCCGAACTGCTAAAGAGGGTTGATGGTATACTTATAGCCGGCTGCCCGCCGAAGAACTGCCACCACCTCTGGGGTAACTACATGATGGCAAAGCGCGTCGGGCTCATGAATCCAGTTATGGCTGCACTGGGTGCTCCCAACGCCGTAAGGTGGGAGTACATCGGAGTTACCAACTGGGCTGAGCTGGGTAAAGTGCTCAACGAGATGGACAAATACCTGAGAGAGGTGAGAACATGAAGCTCATTCTAAACTGGGCCGCTTCGTGCGGAGGATGTGACGTATCTATACTCGACATCGGCAGCGAGATTCTGAAGGCCCTTGAGGGTGTGGACATTCTCTACTGGCCCGTTGCAATGGACGCAAAGCGTGAGGACCTCGAAGCAATTGAGGATGGAAGTGTTGACGTTGGAATAATTAACGGGGCGATAAGAACATCTGAACAGGAGGAAGAGGCAAAGATCGTGAGGAAAAAGTGCAAATACGTAGTTGCATACGGAAGCTGTGCCTGCTTCGGTGGGATTCCCGGGCTCGCGAACCTCTTTCCGAAAGAAAAAGTGCTGAAGAGGGCCTACGTGGAGGCCGAATCAAACGAAGAGGGTGAAACAATTCCATCGCCTGAAATCAAACTTGATGATTTCACGCTGACCCTTCCAGAATTTTACGAGTCTGTTAAACCTCTTGATGCAGTAATTGACGTTGATCTCTTCGTCCCCGGTTGTCCTCCGTCGATAGGGACGATTAAGGAATTGCTCGATGTCTTAAAGCTGATTGCGGAAGGTAAGCAGCTTGAAAGAAGAATCCTCGCCTCTGATAAGGCTTTGTGCTACGACTGCCCCAGAAATGCTACAAAGAGCGGTAAGAGGATTGAGAGACTCTATCGTCCCCACGAAGTGGTTGCAAATGATGAAAAATGCCTGCTCGAGCAGGGCATACTCTGCCTTGGCTTCGCCACCCGTGGAGGTTGTGGGGCAAGGTGTATCAACGCAAACATGCCGTGCAGGGGTTGCTATGGGCCTGTTGGTGTTGCTGGGATGAGTGGAATAACTGCAACGGCAGCAATAGTCGGCAGGTGGGAAGATGAGATTCCACCAGCGAAGCTGATTGAAGCGCTGAACATCAAAGACGTGGCAGGAATCTTCTACAACTTCACGCTTCCAGTTGGCAGGATAAGAAATGAAAAGAGGTGATATAATGAGGAAGATCACGATTCATCCAAATACTCGCCTTGAGGGGCACGGAAAGGTGGACATAATTCTCGACGATGAAGGAAATGTTAAAGATGCATACTTTCAGGTGATTGAGTTCAGAGGCTTCGAGAAGTTCTGCGAGGGCAGGCATGTGGAAGAGCTGCCCCGCATCACCCCGAAAATATGCGGTGTTTGCCCTGGAGCTCACCACATGGCTTCAGCCAAAGCGTGTGATGCAGTATTTGGTGTTGAAATCCCACCAGCAGCGAAGAAGCTCAGGGAGCTTTTCTACTGTGCTCATGTCGCGCACTCCCACATCCTCCACTTCTACGTCCTCGCTGCCCCAGACTTCTTTATAGAAGACAAGATGAAGAGAAATGTCTTTGGGCTCGTTGAAGTTCTTGGAAAGGAACTATGCGCTGAAATACTCGACTGCAGGGTTTACGCCCAGAGAATCCAGGAGATAATTGCTGGGCATCCAATATACCCAGTTGCAGCGTTGCCTGGAGGAATGGCGAAACCTCTCAGCGAGGAGGAAAGGAAAGAGATCGAGGAGAAGGCAAAGAAGCTTGTTGACTTCGCTAAAAAAGGCCTGGAGTTCTTTGAGGATGTTGTGCTGAAGAAGGAGGGTATGGAAGAGCTGATTAAAGGGGATGTTTACGCTCACAGAACATACTACGCAGGAATGGTGGACGAGAAGGACAGGGTGAACTTCTACGATGGAGTTGTCAAGGTCGTTGATCCAGATGGAAAAGAATTCTGCAGGTTTGAGGTGAGGGACTACCTGGAGCACATAGCAGAGCACGTAGAACCCTGGAGCTACGTTAAGTTCCCGTATCTCAAGGCTGTTGGCTGGAAGGGGTTTGTTGACGGCGTGGACAGTGGAATATACAGGGTCAACTCTCTTGCAAGGCTGAATGTAGCGGAAGGGATGGCTACTCCAATGGCAGATGAGGCGTACAGGAAGATGTACGACTTCTTTGGAGAGAAGCCAGTGCACAACATCCTTGCGTACCACTGGGCGAGGCTGATTGAGATTGCTTATGCAGCAGAGCGCATGTATGAGCTGGCATGCGATGAGGAGATTACGGATAAGAACGTGAGAGAAGTGCCTAAATCGAAGCCTTCAGAGGGTGTTGGAGCCGTCGAAGCTCCACGCGGTACGCTGTATCACCACTATGTCACGAACAAGAAGGGTGTCGTTGAAAAGGTCAACCTGATAGTTGCAACGGTGCAGAACAATCCAGCAATCAACATGTCTGTAAAGAAGGCAGCTCAGAACTTCATAAAGGGTGGGGAAATCAAAGAGGGATTGCTCAACGCCGTTGAGATGGCTGTAAGGGCCTACGATCCATGCCTTGCTTGTGCCAGCCACGCTCTGCCTGGTAGACTCGATGTTGAGGTAAGGGTTATCAGGGACGGCGAGGTCGTTAGTGTTCTGAGAGCTTAATCAAATCTTTTTTACTTCATTCTGTGTTTTTTCAGGCTCAGGCTATAATTCCAAGCCTTGATAAACCTATGGAAAAGAGCCTGGACGACAAGACTGAACAAAGTGGTAAAATGAAAAAGCTCGTGGTTGGAATAGGAAACGCTGTACTCGGAGACGATAGTATTGGAATCAGAGTTGCCAAGGAACTTGAAAATGAGTTCGAAGTTAAAGTAACCACGCCTTCAGCCCTTCTCGAGGCAATTGCTGGTTACGATAGAGTGGTGATAGTAGACGCGATAAGTGGGGCAGGGGAGATAGGAGACGTATTCGAAGTAGAATTGCCTGAAAATCCCCGCTTCACTTCGTCGCACAGCCTCGGCATTATAGAGATGCTCAGCCTCGGAAAAGTCCTCTATCCAGAAAAAATGCCAAAGGAAGTAAGAATCGTCGCAATAGAGGTCGGCAGAATGCAGATAGGAGAGGGGCTGAGCGAAGAAGTCGAAAGGGCTTTGGAGAAAGCTGTTGCTTTTGTCAGGGAGATTCTTTCCTGATTCTTCCTCATTATCAGTAGATATACTGTAGCTACTCGAAATGTCGGTATCTACTTTCGATTTTATCCAATGTTAATTAAGATTAACAAATCGTAAAGTCTAAATAACCTTTTGTAAAAAGCCCTTTACAAGACGGAGTGGAGAGTATGAACCGGAAAAAGTATCTGCTGTGCATAACTATCGTGACAGTAGCCGTGGGCGCCATAATTGGATGGTCTGTTTGGGCTGGAAACAGTGTTATACCAGTAATTGCAGTGGTTGCTGGAATAGCGCTGCTGAAGTTATGCAAGAGCAGGGTCGAAGAGGTGGTGGAGGACGAAAGGGTACACAGAATAGGTGAAAAAGCATCCAGAAGAACTCTACAGGTTTTTGGATTGACGATTGCCGTAACAGTGGCCATTTTAATAGCATTGAGTGAAAGCGGACATGCAGAGTTTGCGCAATCTGACTTTACACTGATACACGTCTGTGCTTTGCTGGCATTCTATCTGACATTGCTGTATTTAGTATTCTACGGATACTACAGCAAAAAATACGGAGGTTAGCAGAATATGAAAAACAAACTCAAGGTTTACAGAGCCATTCACGATTTGACTCAGGAAGAACTTGCAAAGAAGCTTGGAGTGACGAGACAGACTATAATAGCCATAGAAAAGGGAAAGTATGACCCGTCTTTAGAGCTTGCCTTCAAAATAGCAAGATTCTTCAAGGTTAAAATCGAGGATATTTTCATTTATGAAGAAGACGAACAGGATTAGCGGGTTCTGACAACTGCCACAAACTCGGCACTTCAGTATGTCTTTAAAGAGGTCCTCGTTACAATCTCCGCCTTGCCATCGCCAATAGACTCATACTGTCCGATGACTATCCTCCCGCCCTTCGAGCTTTCCCCAACCCACGCTCCAGCCACTTCAGCAACTATCTCCCCACCCTCCATTGCAAAGCCGAGGGCGTTGCCTGCATTGCTAACGATTATCGTTCCACCCTTCATCTCCATACCTACCCAGTCTCCCGCCTTTCCCGCAACGATTCTCCCGCCTTTCATCCCCTTTCCGAGATAGTTGCCGGTTGAGGATGTGAAGATTTCCCCGTCTTCCATCTCCATACCAAGGTACGTCGTTCTGCCCTCGACGAAAATTCTGCCGCCTTTCAGCCTGAATCCGATTCCAGAAGCGGAGCGGACACTAAACCTGACGGTAAAGTCTTTCATAGCCCTCAGGAATCCTGAGATAAAGAATCCAACAATTCCTCCAAAACAGGCGAGGTAGTTGTTGAAAAGAACTTCTACTCTCTCCTGTGTTAGCCTGTACTGCGATGCAAGCTCTCTCCCAAACCTGAACGCCTCCTCAAAAACCTCGTACTTCCAGCCCTGTTTATCCCTCGCCCACTCGACGTATGCGTTGGCTATCTCCCTGAGCGGGTCAGAAGTTGTGAGTTTTAGGTATCTATTGAAGGTTTTTCTCTCTTCGGGAAGCTTCAGGTCTTTCGCAAGTCTGTGGACTATTCTACCCTTTTCCATCCTTCCTCTTCCCAAACGAATATTTCTCCACCCTTCCTTGGGCCGAAGGATGTGACATCGCCCTTTATTTTTATCACTCCACCTTCCATATCTATTCCCACGAACTGACCCGCGTTTCCAAAAACGATTATCCTGCCACCTTTCATCGAGTCGCCGAGTCTCCAGCCGACGTTGCCCTTAATCAAAATCTCTCCGCCCCTCATTCCAAAACCAACTTTATCGCCGGTATAGCCTGTAACGATGATTTTTCCGTTTTCCATCTTCTCCCCGAGGTATCCGCCCGCATATCCAGAGATTATGAGATTTCCACCAGGATGCCGGTAACCAAACCCCCATCTCAAACCAACCCTACTGTGAGCGAGCAGTCTGGGTAGTTTTGGTGACAGGCTGAGAGTTTTGTCCCGTATGATGTCGTGATACAGCCCGGAGACAAAGTACCCGAGGTAGTTCTCGTAGAACTGATGGCAGAGCAGGTCTCTGATTTCTCCCGCCCTCTTCTCAAGGACATCGTATACAGTGCTGTTCACAAACTCCTCGACTTCCCTCAGAGTTACAGAGTACTTTCTCCTCATCTTCCTACCAAAGTCGAAACACTTCTCAGGGTTTAGCTGAAAGGCGAGCTTTATTTCCATATCAAGGTACTCATTAGCAACCTCCACGAGCTTCTGAATGTCACATTCCTCACTTATCTCAACGGGCTGCCCATCTGGAATTCTTAGCTCTGCCCTTTCCATCAACCGGTCTATGATCCTCATTCTTCCTTCCTCCACCTTATGACTATCTTCGGAATGTCTCTCTCGTCCTCGACCTCTATGAAATTTGCAGCTATGCCCTTAAGCCTTCCGCTTCTTTTTCTGAAGTCCTCAACGTCCTTTGCGTACTCCCTTATCCAGATGACGGTCAAACTTCTAAGACTGGAGAGGTACGCCACCGCTTCCTCAATGTTTTCTATCCCGGCATCGGTTATGAGTATGAAGTCGCATTCAGCGCAGTCGTACTTCTCGACGTAACTCTTCAGCTTTTCCACATCAAGTCTCGTGCCTCCACCCTGATAGACTGCAAGAGCCTCGTAAACATCGTTTCCCCTTGAAGGTGGAACCTCTATGCTTCTGCCAGAGAAGTTTATCACGCCAACTTTCCCGCCCATGTCCATATAGCTCCTCGCTATCGCGAAGGCTCCTAAAACAGCGTAAGAGCATTTCTGCGGATTTTTCATGCTTCCCGAAGAATCGATTATTATTACAGCATTTCTCGCTTCGCTACTCTGTCCTTCAAACTCCTCTGCTTCATACTTCTTTGCAATCCCGGGTATAATCTTTCCGTAGCTTTCAATTGGGCTGTAGAAGTCGATTGCATCATCGAGAGAGAAATCGACGAGTTCATTCGGGTACAGTGACCCCGTTCTGGCTGAAGATTCGATGTAGACAACGTACCGCGACGCTTTATGCCTATACCACTCTACATCTGCCCTCCTCTGCTTCCCCTCTCCGCCAGAAATACCGAGGAATTTCGAAATCTCCTCGAACTCCTCTAAGTCAACATCCTTCGCTATTTCTGCCAGCGCTCTTTCTATTTCCTGTTTAGAAAAATCGTCGAGGCTTGGATTTTCGAACGGAAGAGATATGTCCAGGTCTGAAAAGAGTTCTGCGAAAAGCTGTATGTTCGACTTAAGCTTCCTCCTGTCGAGGAAGTCGATCTTAAGCAGAACACTCAGCCTTCTTTCAAGTTCATCGCTCAGCTCGAATTTGCCAAAGTCCAAACCGGTAATCTCGCTAAAATAAGCCCTTAGCAACGCATCTGCCTCGCCTTCAACTGGCAGCTCTCTGTACGTTTCCGCAATCGCATCAAGCCCTCTGTTTACGACAAGGTCGAGGTTAGCAACGACGTCGTCGAATAGCTCCCTTATCTCGTTGCCGTTCTCGTAGTTCCTGAGCCAAAAGGATTCGAGAATTATCGTTTTTAGATCGTAGGGATGCTTCGCCCAGTGGTTCAGAGCGTGGTGGAATGCCCCAAGCAATCCTTTCTCGCTGAATTTCCTTGCAAAGTCCCTTCCGATAACGAGCCTGTGTTTCCTCGAGAACTCGAGCTTGCAAACGTCGCCATCGGTAATGGTGAGTCCGATAGGGGGATAAAGCATGTCCTTTCTCGCTTTCTCAAAAACGTCCTGCATATCAGCCCCTCGTAAGGCTCGTGAAGAAGGGATGGCCTATCTTTTCGGCTATCTGCTCGAGCCTCTCCACGTCTCCCTCCCTCAGAGCCTTATACGCAGAAATCTGGTAGTTTCTATGCTCCTCCCACCTGCGCTTAGCCTTCAGCAAGGTATCTCTTACGGCGTAAAACTCGTCGCTCGTGTCCTTTTCCACGTCTCTCACTTCGGCAAGCTTCGCATCACTCACACCACAGCGGTGCCACAGCACATATGGAAGAGCGGCAATAACATGGGCCATCGTCACCTCTCCTTCTCCTTCAAACCAGGCGAGGGCCTTTGAGTAGACGAAGAGACTTCTTTCAGCCCTGTTGGATATGCAGTAGATGTCAGAGCATACATAGTTCGCATAATGACAGCCATCACACTTAGCGAAGTCTTTTCTTCCAAGCTGACAGTAGGCTTCCTGCGAGAGATAGTCGAGGAACAGTTCCGCATCATCTGAAACATCTATTTTCTCAATTTCATCTCTCATCTTCTCAATCTCTTCCAACGATGGAATATGCACATTGATCCCGTCTTTCTCAAGTCTCGCCATGATTTTTTCTCTGAATTGATCCGAGACTTCCTGAACGTACTTCTCCGCTTCCTTGCCATTCAGCTCCTGAACGTGGACGATCATCTCCTCCGCAAGCTTTGCATCCCTCAGAAAGCTGTCGTCGATACCTCTTCTCACGAGACGCTTTCGAACAGGGTGGATTCTGCCTGTCTCAACTGCAACGTCAAAGCGGTCGAGAAGGGGAGGAATGAGTTTTGTAGTGCCTATATCCTGATAGTTTATCGTTGCAAAGAAGGCTCTGCTGCCGGTTATAAGCGTTGAGCCGCGGTAGCTCCATATGTTCCTGTCAACTTCGTTAAGCAGCATACTCTGCTTGCCTGCCGGCAATCTGTTTATCTCGTCTATGATTATCGCAGGACAGAAGGGAGTAATCTTCCACTTTACAACCTCCTTTCCCTCTCTTTCAAGGGATCCGAGGTCGAGTGTGGCTTTTATCTTCTCCTCCGTCTGCTCCGGATGACCGTGGACTGTAGCAGCCTGCACGAATTCCAGCGGTACAGCCTTTACAAGGCTTGCAATCCGCTCGCTTGATGTGGTCTTTCCGCTGCCGTAATCTCCGAAGATGAGTTCCTTTCCATCGAGAATGAGCGTGAGCAAGCCAAAGAGAGCTACAGGATCGTACCTGTTTTCTCCAATCTCGAACGTCTCGTCTCCGTAGTACAGCCTCGTGCAGACGAGCTCGTAGAGCTGCTTCATCCATGCGGGATTGTCAGAAATGTAGATATTTGTTACTATAGGTTGAACTGCTATTCTGACTGCCACCCTAAGTGGACTTAAGATGGAGGTCGATAGAGGTAGAACGTTTTCCCCATGAACTCTACCTTTTCAATTCCCTCTATTGACTCAAGAATACTTAAATCGGCATCGAATTTGCGGAGCAGTTCGACAAGCTGCTCCTCCCTCATCGGATGTCTTCTCAGAACCATCATAACGGCTTCTTCAGCGGATGAGAAGCACTCAACGAAGAACTCCCCTACCTCTGGCTGTATGATTTTTGTTACGTCGCCTATTATCGCGTTTGCCCTGAGAAGACCCATCTCATCCGCAGGCTCAATTCTGCTTGCCGGAGGCCTGATAGGAGTGAGGATGTAAACTCCGTCCGGCTTTATTCTATTTAGGGCATCTCTTATTGAGAGCAGAGATTCTTCTCCATCGTTGAAGTTCTTTACGAGCATGACCTCGACGTAGAGCTTACCTCTGTAGGATCTGCTAAATTCCACCTGTCCGTCGATTATTTCTTCTATCTTCAGATCTCTGTGCGGTCTGTTGATCCTCCTGAATGTTCTCGTATCTGCAGCATCGAGGGATGGTATAACCACGTCTGCTTCCATCAAATCCTCTCTGACATCTTCTCTGTAGAGAAGGGAACCGTTGGTAATTACAGCTACTGGTATATCTGTAATTTCCTTTATTTTTCTTATCAGCCACCCTATGTCCCTGCAAAGAGTGGGTTCACCTTCGCCAGCAAAGGTAATGTGGTCAGCTTCAACGTTCTTCAATGAAAGTTCGACTTCTCTCAGAATGTCCTCTTTCGGGAAGAAGCTCCTTCTTTCATTTATTTTGCTCGTCGTCTTTCCAAGCTGGCAGTAAACGCACGAATAGTTGCACGTTTTAAACGGAATAACGTTGACTCCCAGCGATCTTCCAAGCCTCCTCGATGAGACAGGGCCGTATACGTAGTCCACTGAAGATAGTCAAGTTGCGAATATATATTCATTATGCACTTTTAAGCAGGCAGCGGAAAAAAGTTAAATCCGCGATAGCTGACTAAAGACAAGCCCCCGTGGGGTAGTGGATATCCTGAGGGTCTCCGGAACCCTCGACCCGGGTTCAATTCCCGGCGGGGGCGCTTTTGATCCGGTTTCAAAGCCCTATGTGACTTCCATAGTGGTGATTACACCTAAAGTTTTTCTCTTTTAAGATTATCTTCTCTTTCAAGATTATCCATGCTGGGTTTAGATTTGGAAAGTTTGTACTGAATGAACGGTGTGTTCAGTTGGATTCGTGGCTCAAAGGACCGAGACTCGTTTCGCTACGAATTTTCTTTCTAAAATATATATGCTACTCAAGAATTTGTTCTAACTCCAAGATAAGTAAGCGTACTGTATTCTCTCGGTAAGCCAAAACATCCAGAGCTGCGGACAGGGCTTTAGGGTCCTTAAAGTATCCTTCTGCGTCTTTCATGTTTTTCTTAAAATAATCGGCAAGCTTCTCCAGATTACTCTTCATCCATGTAAGATTGCCACGAATGCCCTCAGCTTTTGCAGTATCTCCCGTTTCTATGGCCTGATCAACCTCCTCAAGTTCAGAGATTAATTCCGTAATTGTTTCCAGCCAGTCCTTGATACCCATTCCGCATCTTTTCCGAAATGTTCGAGTAACCCACATTTTCCTGAACATGTCAAGTTCGTTGGTTTCTCTGTTTACATCTTCCAGTATCTTCTTGAGCTCTCTGGCAAGCTCAACCGCCGATTCACTCCTGGAAACCTTTTCAGATGTCTTAGACAAATCTACACTGCCGTCTTCAGATTTTTGCTGCGATGAAAAGCTCAGTAAGCCTGCTTTGGCAAGAGGCTGGAAGGGATCGGCAATTTGACCGTGATAATCTTGTGCATTTACGATACAGTAGGCAAAGCCAGCTGCACAGTCTTCAGCAGGCATGAGCCCGTCATAGCCGGGATTTACACTTTGATCAATGAACTCCTCGTACGTCATACCGTAACGTGGCGCCAGTTCACGGGCAGCATTCCTTATTCCAGGCGTGTCCACCATTCCGGGAGCAAAGACGAATACTGATATACCTGATTCGTTACCCAGCTCAGCAGCTAAAGAAAGACCAAGTGAGCTCAGAACAGCTTTAGAGGCAGAATATGGTGCTACATATGGCATTCCCTCATCAGAAGTAATCGTAACTATGACTCCTTCTTCTCTTTCCAGCATGCCTGGCAAAAAAGCTTTTATGGTAAGAATCGCAGCCCGCACGTTAATCGACCAGGTCTGATCCCATTCTTCCAGCGGTAATTCCAGTATTGAACCAGTCTTTACCACAGTGGCGTTATTGATCAGTATGTCTACTTTGCCAAACTCTTCGAACACTTTGTTTGCCAGTCTTTTAATACTCTCTTCATCTCCAACATCCGTCCTGACAAATAGTGCCATGCCGCCTTCTGAACGAATTAATGCCTCGACTTCTGCTCCGGTATCTCTAATTTCGGCGATAACAACCTTGGCACCCAGCCATGCCAGTGCTCGTGCCAGTTCTTTACCGATGCCCCGTCCCGCTCCCGTAATGACGGCAACTTTCCCGGCGAGGGCAGAAGGGGATAGGCCCATTTTTTCCATCTTTTCAACTAACATTGCTAATCCTCTTAATTTCGCTTGGCTAAATATATAAACTTCATGGTTTTACCAACATATCGCATTAATCCCTATTGTTTGCTGTCCTTAACAGAAATTCTATCCTCGTACTTTTTTAGGAATCACAGAAATATGGGGCTGTGTCTTTCAACGCGCTCTACTTGGTGGGATTGAATGTTTAACCAGTAAATCTTTATAATTTTCCCGTTCCATGTATTTATGGAGCTTGAGGTTTACAAGGTGGATGTTTTTACGAGTACTCCGTTGAAGGGTAACCCTGCAGCAGTTGTTCTTGGCATGCTCGATGAAGATACGATGCTCGCTCTTGCTTTTGAGCTGAATATTTCAGAGACAGTTTTTGTGGAGGAGGAAGCGAACGCGTATCGTTTGAGGTATTTCACTCCAACGTCCGAAATTCCGATGTGCGGGCACGCAACGATTGCAGCCTCCATGTGCTCAGGCTTAAGGGGCTTGCAGAAGGTAGCTGCACGGCCATAACGAAGGCTGGAACCGTGGAAGTGCAAATCGGAGATAATGTCTGGATAAAGATGCCAGAACCAAAATTCGTCGGCGAAGCAGTCATGGACTTTCCTTCACCGAGTTCTACTCTTGCTGTGGTGGATGTGGGGCTGAGAATAGGCATTGTGGAAGTTACAAGCTTTAAAGAGCTGACGAGGCTACAACCGACGTCAAATCTCGCAGATCTCTGCAAAAACACTGGCATTGATGGAGTATATGCATTCACTTTTGATTCCAAATACGATGCCGCGGCAAGGTTCTTCGCTCCAGCTCTCGGCGTGGCAGAGGATCCCGCTACTGGAACTGCCGGGGCGGCGCTTGCGTATTATCTGCACTATAGCGGCAGGCTTGTTAATGAAGAATACACTTTCGAACAGGGGCACGCGATGCTGAGAGAGGGCGTGATACACGCTAAGATCGAAGACGGAGCGCGGGTTTGGGTTGGTGGAAACGCAGTTTGTGTGCTTGAGGGGGAGCTTCGAGTTTGACTTGATTGCAAATGGTTCTGCTAACTTTCGGGCTGTGGCCTATACTGCGGCGAACTTAATCCGATGACCGCGAATTCCAGACCGAAACAACTATTTCCTCTTCTACATCTACCAGAGCTGAAACAATCGTTTCTCCATGCCAAGTAACGCTGAAAAGCTCCTTTGGCTGATAGAATTTCGAGGCTGTTTCGGGGAGAACCCTTCTAACAGTAACCTCACCGGAAGGATTCTGGTTCCGCACGCGCTCATCGCTCATAGCGATGGCTATAGCTTTCTCCTTTAAGGATAGGGGAAGAGCTTCAAGGCAGTAGGATTTCAGTATGAGAGTGCCGTTGTCGTAAACGAATCTGTAGATGTCAGTGCCGTCGAGTTCCGGCGAAGTTGCCACGACATCGATTGTGCTGCCGTCGCACGTGATGTTTACGGATTTGTAGGTAAAACCGTCGTAGGGTAGAAGAGAAGTCATTATTTTCTTCTCGATGACCTCCGATGTGTTCGCAACCTCGCTTGAACTACTCGTGTTGCCCACGCTGTCGCCGCTCCCCGGCTGG
Protein-coding regions in this window:
- a CDS encoding PhzF family phenazine biosynthesis protein: MELEVYKVDVFTSTPLKGNPAAVVLGMLDEDTMLALAFELNISETVFVEEEANAYRLRYFTPTSEIPMCGHATIAASMCSGLRGLQKVAARP
- a CDS encoding radical SAM protein translates to MDYVYGPVSSRRLGRSLGVNVIPFKTCNYSCVYCQLGKTTSKINERRSFFPKEDILREVELSLKNVEADHITFAGEGEPTLCRDIGWLIRKIKEITDIPVAVITNGSLLYREDVREDLMEADVVIPSLDAADTRTFRRINRPHRDLKIEEIIDGQVEFSRSYRGKLYVEVMLVKNFNDGEESLLSIRDALNRIKPDGVYILTPIRPPASRIEPADEMGLLRANAIIGDVTKIIQPEVGEFFVECFSSAEEAVMMVLRRHPMREEQLVELLRKFDADLSILESIEGIEKVEFMGKTFYLYRPPS
- a CDS encoding SDR family NAD(P)-dependent oxidoreductase is translated as MLVEKMEKMGLSPSALAGKVAVITGAGRGIGKELARALAWLGAKVVIAEIRDTGAEVEALIRSEGGMALFVRTDVGDEESIKRLANKVFEEFGKVDILINNATVVKTGSILELPLEEWDQTWSINVRAAILTIKAFLPGMLEREEGVIVTITSDEGMPYVAPYSASKAVLSSLGLSLAAELGNESGISVFVFAPGMVDTPGIRNAARELAPRYGMTYEEFIDQSVNPGYDGLMPAEDCAAGFAYCIVNAQDYHGQIADPFQPLAKAGLLSFSSQQKSEDGSVDLSKTSEKVSRSESAVELARELKKILEDVNRETNELDMFRKMWVTRTFRKRCGMGIKDWLETITELISELEEVDQAIETGDTAKAEGIRGNLTWMKSNLEKLADYFKKNMKDAEGYFKDPKALSAALDVLAYRENTVRLLILELEQILE
- a CDS encoding PhzF family phenazine biosynthesis protein, with the protein product MLRLKGLAEGSCTAITKAGTVEVQIGDNVWIKMPEPKFVGEAVMDFPSPSSTLAVVDVGLRIGIVEVTSFKELTRLQPTSNLADLCKNTGIDGVYAFTFDSKYDAAARFFAPALGVAEDPATGTAGAALAYYLHYSGRLVNEEYTFEQGHAMLREGVIHAKIEDGARVWVGGNAVCVLEGELRV